The following proteins are co-located in the Carassius auratus strain Wakin chromosome 7, ASM336829v1, whole genome shotgun sequence genome:
- the dhodh gene encoding dihydroorotate dehydrogenase (quinone), mitochondrial isoform X3, producing the protein MAGRLKKQAKDALKIIGCGSALFLGYLTASGDERFYASALMPVLQRIVGAETAHVMAVRVIGLGLVPYNNYKDPASLEVHVMGQKFQNPVGLAAGFDKHGEAVDGLYKLGFGFVEVGTVTPKAQDGNPKPRVFRLESDQAVINRYGFNSCGLSAVQERLKARKNIQSELTKAGKPLGINLGKNKLSTDAVSDYVEGVRTLGPLADYLVVNVSSPNTPGLRNLQGKEELRHLLDKVLKERDSLRSENRLPVLVKIAPDLSTQDKKDIAEVIMEVGVDGLMVSNTTVSRPDSLKDPNKHEIGGLSGQPLKELSTQTVREMYTLTQAFV; encoded by the exons ATGGCGGGACGACTGAAG AAACAAGCGAAAGATGCCTTAAAGATCATAGGATGTGGCAGTGCCCTGTTCCTGGGATACCTCACAGCCTCCGGGGACGAGCGTTTCTATGCCAGTGCTCTCATGCCTGTGCTGCAGAGGATTGTGGGAGCAGAGACGGCTCATGTCATGGCTGTTCGGGTGATTGGTCTTGGACTTGTGCCTTACAACAACTACAAGGACCCAGCCTCGCTG GAAGTGCATGTGATGGGTCAAAAGTTCCAGAACCCAGTTGGGTTAGCAGCAGGCTTTGACAAGCATGGTGAGGCAGTGGATGGCCTCTATAAACTGGGCTTTGGTTTCGTGGAGGTGGGAACTGTAACCCCAAAGGCGCAGGATGGCAACCCAAAGCCACGTGTATTTAGACTGGAGTCAGACCAAGCCGTCATTAACAG ATATGGGTTCAATAGTTGTGGCCTTTCTGCAGTGCAAGAAAGGTTGAAAGCCAGAAAGAATATCCAGTCAGAACTTACAAAAG CAGGTAAACCTCTTGGCATCAATCTGGGGAAGAACAAGCTTTCTACAGATGCGGTGTCAGATTATGTGGAGGGAGTGCGGACACTGGGCCCTCTCGCTGACTACCTAGTAGTCAATGTTAGCAGCCCCAACACTCCTGGCCTTAGAAACCTACAGGGCAAGGAAGAACTGCGCCACCTTCTGGACAAG GTGCTTAAAGAGAGGGATTCCTTGCGGAGTGAGAACCGACTGCCTGTTCTGGTGAAGATTGCTCCAGATCTTTCTACACAGGACAAGAAAGACATTGCTGAGGTCATCATGGAG GTCGGTGTTGATGGTTTAATGGTTTCCAACACCACTGTTTCCAGGCCAGACTCTCTAAAAGAcccaaataaacatgaaataggGGGCCTCAGTGGTCAACCTCTGAAAGAGCTGTCCACTCAAACAGTGCGAGAGATGTACACATTGACACAAG CTTTTGTGTGA